The following proteins are co-located in the Larimichthys crocea isolate SSNF chromosome XXIV, L_crocea_2.0, whole genome shotgun sequence genome:
- the LOC104932483 gene encoding uncharacterized protein LOC104932483: MPSFDFMDKVELFVRTGKYPVDATKSSKKVTRAASKHFIYKDGCLWRTYRGRLLRVVRSEEEVREVLTRYHDDNNHAGRVRVVKEIMLMYYWVGVTEAVKNWIRACAVCQSRSPAEPPDPPVQFCLTYGCDSSSYVYPELSFHRFPKEAERRRSWLAFAQRDEGSLRTNSCLCSRHFEESCFTLSEEGQLTLSADAVPTVIPVRVQEDEVSVPSEDDFLHSNSLEAFLSTESTEPSGPADDRSEASGEVHEHQYCLPASAPDSSAVQTVPEQKKKKTISEPSFAAYNEVARYLSHRVLPMESKKSRGALKRMAKRFGLIDGVLMYTRVSPPLRVPRSREEVNSILEEFHDKQGHYGQGICQREIAKTFYWASMTRDLARWISNCTTCLNRTKRKWLRCSVSNCTNCCGPVERGLGLTFHKFPLHNSALLAQWLKAAGRSNWHPRLRSSVCSAHFTEDCFDRSGEKVTIHPDAVPTLFVHSDSVTPSRGPPQPAPGEEAYFAKYDAVELYLRKRTYPPGLSYVEKNTFRRFCKKFAIKDNELHMVRGDRVRLVLRGRQQVEAALVDYHNELNHLDAKKCLRLLNERFFWKTMKTDVLQWISSCSQCSKKMKKLETEPKGSESHPDLRSAQIHDSSDSGKDSDDEEEEDEDEERQPATNSEVNPSSSQPGPPVSAQPRIPILLHIRSPIHLQSRAPIVLQPRTPNIITRVWSVKKATTPQSEVQKETDSAQPETQSSNQVQSEEQTPPDQNKTSGCQGSARTQRCIKVQPVTKPVTESQPAADLQVKPKPLQTAQPASQSRGLRTRSQTATQTQNQVQRPEKRKSELEGGHAAKKSSSTGLEPVVAQSTKPWPVFTIASSGPARDASEVDSSAPFGRPRRLQARVVIQQCSKAKVKTKPAVDGADAEWAEIEEGMVAYVCFLHGATEDVTYEIACSLMTTKLFRKDTGHTVSVLDLPGGVLLVPQDSLLGEPVPKRRVQYKGGCELWWGAQLFSNLVSACRDFMSDSVKCTKAGVKVEHGVYGQKQEIVLNSPEPLTLLLEF; the protein is encoded by the exons ATGCCTTCGTTTGACTTTATGGATAAGGTTGAGCTCTTTGTGCGGACAGGAAAATATCCCGTGGACGCAACAAAGAGTTCAAAGAAAGTGACCCGCGCTGCCAGCAAACACTTCATCTATAAAG ACGGCTGTTTGTGGCGTACTTACCGAGGACGCCTCCTGCGCGTCGTCAGGAGCgaggaggaagtgagggagGTGCTGACCCGTTACCATGACGACAACAACCACGCCGGCCGGGTTCGGGTGGTAAAGGAGATAATG ctgatgTATTACTGGGTCGGAGTGACGGAGGCGGTGAAGAACTGGATCAGAGCTtgtgctgtctgtcagagcCGAAGTCCCGCTGAACCGCCCGACCCGCCCGTCCAGTTCTGCCTGACTTACGGCTGCGATTCTTCCAGCTATGTTTACCCCGAGCTCAGCTTCCACAG GTTTCCAAAAGAGGCGGAGCGACGGCGAAGCTGGCTGGCTTTTGCTCAGCGGGACGAAGGCTCGCTGAGAACTAACTCCTGCCTCTGCTCGAGACACTTTGAGGAGTCCTGCTTCACGCTGAGCGAGGAGGGTCAGCTGACTCTTTCAGCGGACGCTGTACCCACCGTCATCCCTGTGAGAGTACAGGAGGACGAG GTGTCCGTCCCTTCAGAAGATGACTTCCTTCACTCCAACTCCCTGGAGGCCTTCCTCTCCACAGAAAGCACAGAGCCCTCTGGTCCGGCCGATGATCGCTCGGAAGCATCCGGGGAGGTCCATGAACACCAGTACTGCCTCCCAGCTTCCGCTCCGGACTCCAGCGCAGTGCAGACGGTTCCggagcaaaagaagaagaagaccatcTCTGAGCCGAGCTTTGCGGCTTACAACGAGGTCGCCAG GTATCTGAGCCACAGAGTCTTACCCATGGAGAGCAAGAAGAGCAGAGGAGCCTTAAAGAGGATGGCCAAGCGCTTCGGCCTGATCG aTGGAGTGCTGATGTACACTCGGGTCTCTCCTCCGCTCAGAGTGCCGCGCAGCAGGGAGGAG GTGAACTCCATCCTGGAGGAGTTCCACGACAAACAGGGTCACTACGGTCAGGGAATCTGCCAGCGAGAGATCGCAAAGACCTTTTACTGGGCCAGCATGACCCGAGACCTGGCCCGCTGGATCTCCAACTGCACTACCTGCCTCAACCGGACCAAGAGGAAGTGGCTTCGCTGCAGCGTCTCCAACTGCACCAACTGCTGTGGGCCGGTGGAGCGCGGCCTGGGCCTCACCTTCCACAA GTTTCCTCTCCATAACTCGGCTCTGCTCGCTCAGTGGCTGAAGGCCGCCGGTCGTTCTAACTGGCATCCTCGGCTCCGTTCATCGGTGTGTTCGGCCCATTTCACCGAGGACTGCTTCGACCGCAGCGGCGAGAAGGTCACCATCCATCCTGATGCCGTGCCCACACTCTTTGTTCACAGCGACTCAGTG ACGCCGTCCAGAGGTCCACCCCAGCCGGCTCCGGGAGAAGAG GCCTATTTTGCCAAGTACGATGCGGTGGAGCTCTACCTGAGAAAACGCACCTATCCTCCCGGACTGAGCTACGTGGAGAAGAACACCTTCAGGAGGTTCTGCAAGAAGTTTGCCATCAAAG ACAACGAGCTCCACATGGTGAGGGGAGATCGGGTCCGTCTGGTTCTGAGGGGCAGGCAGCAGGTTGAAGCCGCCCTGGTGGATTATCACAACGAGCTGAACCACCTCGACGCCAAAAAGTGTCTCCGACTGCTCAACGAACG GTTCTTCTGGAAGACCATGAAGACTGACGTGCTTCAGTGGATCAGCAGCTGCTCTCAGTGCAGcaagaagatgaagaaactgGAAACAGAACCCAAAGGATCAGAGTCACACCCGGACCTGAGATCAGCACAGATCCACGACAGttcagacag TGGGAAGGAtagtgatgatgaagaggaggaggatgaagatgaagagaggCAGCCAGCAACCAATTCAGAg GTGAACCCTTCGTCCTCTCAGCCGGGACCTCCCGTCAGCGCTCAGCCCAGGATCCCGATCCTCCTCCACATCAGATCTCCCATCCACCTGCAGTCCAGAGCTCCCATCGTCCTCCAGCCAAGAACTCCAAACATCATCACCAGAGTGTGGTCCGTGAAGAAAGCGACCACTCCACAGTCTGAAGTCCAGAAGGAGACCGACAGCGCTCAGCCTGAGACGCAGAGCAGCAACCAGGTCCAATCAGAGGAGCAGACACCTCCAGACCAGAACAAGACGAGCGGCTGTCAGGGCAGCGCCAGAACACAACGCTGTATCAAAGTCCAGCCTGTAACCAAACCCGTCACAGAGTCACAGCCTGCAGCTGATCTCCAGGTGAAACCCAAACCTCTGCAAACAGCTCAACCTGCGAGTCAGAGCAGAGGGCTGAGGACCCGCTCccagacagcaacacaaaccCAGAACCAGGTCCAGCGCCCGGAGAAGAGGAAGAGCGAGCTGGAGGGAGGCCACGCGGCTAAGAAGAGCTCCAGCACTGGCCTGGAGCCCGTGGTGGCCCAGAGCACCAAACCATGGCCCGTCTTCACCATCGCCAGCTCAGGCCCGGCCCGGGACGCTTCAGAGGTGGACAG CTCGGCTCCCTTTGGGAGGCCCAGGAGGCTCCAGGCCCGGGTGGTGATCCAGCAGTGCAGCAAGGCCAAGGTGAAGACCAAACCAGCCGTGGACGGTGCGGACGCTGAGTGGGCGGAG ATCGAGGAGGGGATGGTGGCGTATGTTTGTTTCCTCCACGGAGCCACTGAAGATGTCACGTATGAGATCG CCTGCAGTCTGATGACCACCAAACTGTTCCGGAAAGACACCGGCCACACGGTTTCAGTCCTCGACCTTCCCGGTGGCGTCTTGTTAGTCCCTCAGGACTCTCTGCTCGGCGAGCCGGTGCCCAAGAGGAGGGTGCAGTACAAAGGTGGGTGTGAGCTGTGGTGGGGCGCCCAGCTCTTCTCCAACCTGGTGTCCGCCTGCAGAGACTTCATGTCGGACTCAGTGAAGTGCACCAAGGCGGGCGTGAAGGTGGAGCACGGAGTCTACGGACAGAAGCAGGAGATCGTCCTGAACTCTCCGGAGCCGCTGACACTCCTGCTGGAGTTCTGA
- the slc39a8 gene encoding zinc transporter ZIP8, giving the protein HLDDLPRRVDPVLLPSCLTSPPTPQPPLDYTVWGYGFLAVTVINLASLLGLLLIPFTKKSYFPKVLTYFIGLAIGTLFSNAVLQLIPEALGFDPKSDNYVANAVGIFGGFYILFVMEKILRMSLRMDREHGHSHFTPAETTGENSLHNGDVLEKKDSIILTTINTIATDKSSPEPPRTNVAHPQDVQVSGVTCHWLRGTRISSIKTVAWMITLSDALHNFIDGLAIGASFTVSVLTGFSTSIAIVCEEFPHELGDFVILLNAGMSIPQAIFFNLLSAMSCYVGLVFGILLGSNFAPNVIFAIAGGMFLYIALADMFPEMDSISQEQTRTSSKIVFFLIQNAGLLTGFSIILLITTFAGNINLG; this is encoded by the exons CATCTGGATGATCTGCCCCGCCGTGTTGACCCGGTGCTGCTGCCCTCCTGCCTTACATCACCCCCCACGCCTCAGCCCCCTCTCGACTACACC GTTTGGGGTTACGGCTTCCTGGCCGTCACCGTCATCAACCTGGCGTCTCTGCTCggcctcctcctcatccccttCACCAAGAAGTCTTATTTCCCCAAAGTGTTGACCTACTTTATCGGCCTGGCCATCGGGACGCTCTTCTCCAACGCCGTCCTCCAGCTCATACCAGAG GCCCTGGGCTTTGATCCCAAATCAGACAACTACGTGGCCAATGCAGTTGGAATATTTGGAGGTTTTTACATCCTGTTTGTCATGGAGAAGATCCTGAGAATGTCCCTCAGGATGGACCGCGAG CACGGCCACAGCCACTTCACTCCTGCAGAGACGACTGGAGAAAACTCCCTCCACAACGGAGACGTGCTGGAGAAGAAGGACTCCATCATTTTGACCACCATCAACACCATCGCCACCGACAAGAGCAGCCCAGAACCTCCACGCACAAATGTGGCCCATCCTCAG GACGTCCAGGTGTCTGGTGTGACGTGCCATTGGCTGCGAGGGACGCGCATCTCCAGCATCAAGACGGTGGCGTGGATGATCACTCTGAGCGACGCGCTGCACAACTTCATCGACGGTCTAGCTATCGGTGCCTCGTTCACTGTGTCGGTGCTGACCGGGTTCAGTACGTCCATCGCCATCGTGTGTGAGGAGTTCCCCCATGAGCTCG gtgacTTTGTGATCCTGCTCAATGCAGGTATGAGCATCCCCCAGGCCATTTTCTTCAACCTGCTGTCAGCAATGTCGTGTTACGTTGGACTTGTCTTCGGCATCCTGCTCGGGAGCAATTTTGCCCCCAACGTAATCTTTGCCATCGCGGGAGGAATGTTCCTGTACATCGCGCTGGCAGACATG TTTCCAGAGATGGACAGCATATCGCAGGAACAGACGCGGACTTCGTCAAAGATCGTCTTCTTCCTGATCCAGAATGCGGGGCTGCTCACCGGCTTCAGCATCATCCTGCTCATCACCACGTTTGCAGGGAACATCAACCTGGGCTAG
- the manba gene encoding LOW QUALITY PROTEIN: beta-mannosidase (The sequence of the model RefSeq protein was modified relative to this genomic sequence to represent the inferred CDS: inserted 2 bases in 1 codon; deleted 1 base in 1 codon) translates to MVSTFIASSLPSSCIDQLTERHMTDRERSRCKQSVLFPPRSMSPRAFVLGVLCVLSPVPVPAHTHTLSLDGKWTLTNSNASLSLPAQVPGSVHTALQQQGYIQDPYFRFNDVSYRWIALDNWTYTVTFPGSQLRDRQKVLLVLDGVDTVSTVQLNGMVVGKTDNMFRRYDFSIRDWLQDGDNELKVSLLSPVLYASERRNAHSAYRVPPECPPDVQRGECHVNFVRKEQSSFSWTXGPSFPTMGLWRGVRVEAFDVLQLSQLSSVPRADSSLSQWTVQVQLLVDVVLKTSGQITLSIPELHTEHTFSSQFVPGETGLSFSVHVNTSSQVRLWWPNGHGEQPFYRLLVRGSQDGVVILSTESKVYFRSVELVQEPIVGSPGLSFYFRINGKPVFLKGSNWIPAHSFQDRVTPAVLRNLLQSAVDANMNALRVWGGGVYEQDLFYDICDELGVMVWQDFMFACAMYPTEDDFLQTVREEVVQQVRRLASHPSVIIWSGNNENEAALATDWFNIPASQRPTYVKDYVTLYVDNIRAIVQQEDQTRPFLVSSPTNGAESEQEGWVASNPYDPLYGDTHFYSYVQDCWDWRTFPRTRFASEYGFQSWPSFSTLQPVSIKEDWSYDSDFASHRQHHEGGNQQMLQQAALHFHLPSSTQASSRFTHTLYITQVMQAQCVKTQTEFYRRSRSEIIEGKGHTMGALYWQLNDIWQAPSWSSLEFGGKWKMLHYFAQDFFAAVLPVGFEDDDTLLVYAVSDLSQDLQLRAVVTVSSWADLDPACTLKSDLLLVPGGSAVPIFKQPVAALLAGCGRCTRLTCLLTFHLEDDSGQQGPTNHHFLCSPKDAEGLQRPNITAKVQQEETGYSVTLRSASVAPFVWLDMGAVPGRFSSNGFLMLSRNRTLTFSAWRPTSVEELSRSLTVTSLTDLY, encoded by the exons ATGGTTTCGACGTTCATCGCGTCATCACTTCCTTCCTCGTGCATCGATCAGCTGACTGAGCGTCACATGACAGACAGGGAGCGCTCGCGCTGTAAACAGTCTGTCCTCTTCCCGCCACGCAGCATGTCTCCGCGCGCCTTCGTGCTcggtgttctgtgtgtgttgtctccgGTACCGGTAccggcgcacacacacactctgagtcTGGACGGTAAATGGACTCTGACGAACTCCAACGCGTCACTGAGCTTACCTGCACAGGTGCCCGGAAGTGttcacacagctctgcagcagcagggatACATCCAG GATCCGTACTTCAGGTTCAACGATGTGTCTTATCGCTGGATCGCCTTGGACAACTGGACGTACACGGTCACGTTTCCGGGCTCCCAGCTGAG GGACAGACAGAAGGTGCTGCTCGTCCTCGACGGCGTGGACACGGTATCGACCGTTCAGCTCAACGGGATGGTCGTCGGGAAGACGGACAACATGTTCCGTAGATAT GACTTCTCCATCAGAGACTGGCTGCAGGACGGAGACAACGAGCTGAAGGTCAGCCTGCTGTCTCCGGTTCTTTACGCGTCCGAGCGGAGGAACGCTCACTCGGCCTACAGAGTTCCTCCTGAGTGTCCTCCAGACGTGCAGAGAGGAGAGTGCCACGTCAACTTTGTTAGGAAA GAGCAGAGCTCTTTCAGTTGGAC GGGTCCTTCGTTTCCCACCATGGGACTGTGG AGAGGAGTCCGTGTGGAGGCGTTCGACGTCCTGCAGCTCAGCCAGctttcctctgtccctc gtgcagACTCCAGCCTCTCTCAGTGGACGGTCCAGGTCCAGCTTCTCGTCGACGTGGTTCTGAAAACAAGTGGACAGATCACGCTGTCCATACCTGAGCTGCACACGGAGCACACCTTCAGCTCACAGTTTGTCCCGGGAGAGACCGGACTCAGCTTCAGCGTCCACGTTAACACG aGCAGTCAGGTGAGGCTGTGGTGGCCTAACGGACACGGCGAGCAGCCGTTTTACCGACTGTTAGTCCGAGGTTCCCAGGATGGAGTTGTAATCCTGAGTACAGAATCAAAG GTGTACTTCCGCTCAGTAGAACTGGTCCAGGAGCCGATAGTCGGGTCTCCAGGACTGAGCTTTTATTTCCGCATCAACGGGAAACCGGTTTTCCTCAAAGGCTCCAACTGGATCCCAGCACACTCCTTCCAGGACCGAGTCACTCCTGCTGT GCTGAGGAACTTGCTGCAGTCGGCCGTGGACGCCAACATGAACGCTCTGAGGGTTTGGGGAGGAGGAGTGTATGAACAAGATCTGTTCTATGACATCTGTGACGAGCTGGGCGtcatg GTTTGGCAGGACTTCATGTTCGCCTGTGCGATGTATCCGACCGAAGACGACTTCCTACAGACGGTCCGAGAAGAGGTCGTCCAACAG GTTCGGCGCCTCGCGTCTCATCCCTCCGTCATCATCTGGAGCGGGAACAATGAAAACGAAGCTGCTCTGGCGACGGACTGGTTCAACATCCCGGCGTCTCAGAGGCCGACGTACGTGAAGGACTACGTGACGCTGTATGTGGACAACATACGAGCGATAGTTCAGCAG GAGGACCAGACTCGCCCCTTCCTCGTCTCCAGCCCCACAAACGGGGCGGAGTCGGAGCAGGAAGGATGGGTGGCATCGAACCCGTACGACCCGCTGTACGGGGACACACATTTCTACAGCTACGTCCAGGACTGCTGGGACTGGAGGACTTTCCCTCGGACTCGCTTCGCCTCCGAATACGGCTTCCAGTCGTGGCCGTCTTTCTCCACACTGCAGCCG GTTTCCATAAAGGAAGACTGGAGCTACGACAGTGACTTCGCCTCGCACCGTCAGCACCACGAGGGCGGGAACCAGCAGATGTTACAGCAGGCTGCTCTACACTTCCACCTGCCCAGCTCCACCCAGGCCTCCAGcaggttcacacacactctgtacatCACTCAG GTCATGCAGGCTCAGTGTGTGAAGACGCAGACCGAGTTTTACCGGAGGAGTCGCAGTGAGATCATCGAGGGCAAAGGTCACACGATGGGCGCCCTCTACTGGCAGCTCAATGATATCTGGCAGGCGCCGTCCTGGTCGTCGCTCG agtttgGTGGGAAGTGGAAAATGTTGCATTATTTTGCGCAGGACTTCTTCGCCGCCGTCCTTCCTGTCGGCTTCGAGGACGATGACACGCTGTTGGTGTACGCCGTGTCAGACCTGAGTCAGGACCTGCAGCTCAGAGCTGTG GTCACCGTGTCCTCATGGGCTGATCTGGATCCAGCGTGCACGCTGAAGTCCGACCTGCTCCTGGTCCCCGGAGGCAGCGCCGTGCCCATCTTTAAGCAGCCAGTCGCCGCCCTGCTGGCAGGATGTGGACGCTGCACCCGCCTCACCTGCCTGCTCACCTTTCACCTGGAGGACGACAGCGGCCAGCAAGGTCCCACCAACCACCACTTCCTGTGCTCACCCAAAGATGCTGAGGGGCTGCAGAGACCGAACATCACG gccaaggtgcagcaggaggagacggGATACTCTGTCACGCTCCGCTCTGCCTCCGTGGCTCCGTTCGTGTGGCTCGACATGGGAGCCGTCCCCGGACGCTTCAGCTCCAACGGCTTCCTGATGCTGTCCAGGAACAGGACGCTCACCTTCAGCGCGTGGCGTCCAACCAGCGTGGAAGAACTGTCCAGATCACTCACCGTCACGTCTTTAACGGACCTGTACTGA
- the dtd2 gene encoding D-aminoacyl-tRNA deacylase 2 yields the protein MSVKEGGAPVARTVLQQCVQARLQVSPAEQDTEAQFVQIDRGVVIYLCFFKGANEELLPRMVSSLLNLRLCESASGKMVSVLELPGSLLIVPQATLGGKSKGRAVQYHSNISKEDGRRLYAAFVSLCEQEVTAAAASSAGTGPGVTVQHGTYGNRQVLKLDTNGPYTHLMEF from the exons ATGTCGGTGAAGGAGGGCGGTGCTCCGGTGGCCCGCACcgtgctgcagcagtgtgtgcagGCCCGGCTGCAGGTGAGCCCCGCAGAGCAGGACACGGAGGCTCAGTTCGTCCAG ATCGACAGAGGCGTGGTGATCTACCTGTGCTTCTTCAAAGGAGCCAATGAGGAGCTGCTGCCCAGGATGG TGTCCTCCCTGCTGAACCTGCGGCTGTGTGAGTCTGCCTCGGGGAAGATGGTGTCGGTTCTGGAGCTGCCCGGCAGCCTGCTGATCGTCCCTCAGGCCACGCTGGGCGGGAAGTCCAAAGGCCGGGCGGTGCAGTACCACAGCAACATCAGCAAAGAGGACGGGCGGAGGCTGTACGCCGCCTTCGTCTCGCTGTGTGAGCAGGAggtgacagctgctgctgcttcctcagCCGGGACTGGACCAGGCGTGACGGTCCAACACGGGACGTACGGAAACAGACAGGTGCTGAAGCTGGACACCAACGGGCCGTACACACACCTGATGGAGTTCTGA
- the LOC104932473 gene encoding uncharacterized protein LOC104932473, whose protein sequence is MFGLTPCCFVACLLVLVPNSQSKRVFASDGLEFLENILHYYGENSSISTQDLNDLLLLLSARRSELVSVDNPLSEQECLSAEQTCPTLDQ, encoded by the exons ATGTTCGGCCTCACTCCGTGTTGTTTCGTGGCCtgtctgctggttctggttccgaACTCTCAGAGTAAACGTGTGTTCGCTTCGGACGGGCTCGAGTTTCTGGagaacattttacattattacGGAGAGAACAGCTCCATCTCCACCCAGGACCTGAacgacctgctgctgctcctctcagCCAGAAGATCCGAGCTGGTGTCTGTGGATAACCCGCTGTCCGAGCAGGAG TGTCTCTCAGCAGAGCAGACTTGTCCCACTTTGGATCAGTAA
- the LOC104932474 gene encoding probable N-acetyltransferase CML1 — translation MDNIQIRKYREEDAAAVKEIFTMGMSEHVPASFMHLLKQPPAQMLLMCLFCALITSSKSFLLPVLAVTLLLAAARQFVVYMFNRYIDTSLKKDLNQIGETYLKGKDSCFWVAECDGCVVGSVACLPAERAPECLELKRMSVRRSHRGMGIAKALCRTVASFTRDRGYAAVVLYTSVVQTDAQKLYEHMGYQKTREFVAPELAAKILNFTLFEYRLDLHRD, via the coding sequence atGGACAACATTCAGATTCGGAAGTATCGTGAGGAGGACGCGGCGGCGGTGAAGGAGATCTTCACGATGGGGATGAGCGAGCACGTGCCGGCGTCCTTCATGCACCTGCTGAAGCAGCCGCCTGCTCAGATGCTGCTCATGTGCCTGTTCTGCGCCCTCATCACCAGCTCCAAGTCCTTCCTGCTACCCGTCCTGGCCGTCACCCTGCTCCTGGCCGCTGCCCGGCAGTTTGTCGTCTACATGTTCAACAGGTACATCGACACCTCCCTGAAGAAGGACCTCAACCAGATCGGTGAGACGTACCTGAAGGGGAAGGACTCGTGTTTCTGGGTGGCTGAGTGTGACGGCTGCGTGGTCGGCTCGGTGGCCTGCCTCCCCGCAGAGAGAGCGCCTGAGTGTTTGGAGTTGAAGCGCATGTCGGTGCGGCGCAGTCACCGCGGGATGGGCATCGCTAAGGCTCTGTGCCGGACGGTGGCCAGCTTCACCCGTGACAGGGGCTACGCCGCCGTCGTCCTGTACACCTCGGTGGTGCAGACAGACGCTCAGAAGCTGTACGAACACATGGGCTACCAGAAGACGAGAGAGTTTGTGGCTCCGGAGCTCGCTGCTAAGATCCTGAACTTCACTTTGTTTGAGTACAGACTGGATTTacacagagactga